A DNA window from Methylocystis heyeri contains the following coding sequences:
- a CDS encoding DUF932 domain-containing protein, translating into MTQEQVLDAVHDRVGGYKVDVSRGERVGRVSSEWFSRPADERYLSLSDLYAAVRGRSERSRTRTVESAAIRVEANRDDAERLTLMLPGAEAPIAPTHWSFGQLAGLVGAPAAYLRQLPAPLAGINLQYGLTSHRAEQVKTLEIEDGRIELRAVTGPDYGRIFDQELVAAVRRIAGDGTGDTRWKVPGVLDWSSGVYNPHVDITQDTTTLYASDRDVFLFLVDDLNPIEAGRLPDGSPDLYFRGFYCWNSEVGAKTLGMASFYLRAVCQNRNLWGVEDFEEITIRHSKYAASRFAHEAAPALTRFANSSPTPFVNGIKASREKIVARTDEDRSEFLRKRGFSKTETAKIIETVLVEEGRKPESVFDFVQGITAVAREKTQQDARLDLEARAKKLLDRAA; encoded by the coding sequence ATGACCCAGGAGCAAGTTCTGGACGCCGTTCACGATCGCGTCGGCGGCTACAAGGTGGATGTGAGCCGCGGGGAGCGAGTCGGCCGCGTGTCTTCGGAGTGGTTCTCGCGCCCGGCCGACGAGCGTTACTTATCCCTCTCGGATCTGTATGCCGCCGTGCGCGGCCGGTCCGAACGCAGCCGGACCCGCACGGTCGAGAGCGCGGCGATCCGGGTGGAAGCCAACCGTGACGACGCGGAGCGTCTCACCCTGATGCTGCCCGGCGCCGAGGCGCCGATTGCGCCGACTCATTGGAGTTTTGGACAGCTCGCCGGCCTGGTCGGCGCCCCGGCCGCCTATCTTCGCCAGCTTCCCGCGCCTCTGGCCGGCATCAATCTCCAATACGGATTGACCTCACACCGCGCCGAGCAGGTGAAGACGCTCGAGATCGAAGATGGCCGCATCGAACTGCGCGCGGTCACCGGACCCGATTATGGCCGCATCTTCGACCAGGAGCTGGTCGCTGCCGTCCGGCGTATCGCTGGCGACGGCACAGGGGATACGCGCTGGAAGGTGCCGGGCGTGCTCGATTGGTCCAGCGGCGTCTATAATCCGCACGTCGATATCACCCAGGACACTACGACCCTCTACGCCTCCGATCGCGACGTCTTCCTCTTCCTGGTCGACGACCTTAATCCGATTGAAGCCGGCCGGCTGCCAGACGGCTCTCCCGACCTATATTTTCGTGGCTTCTATTGCTGGAATTCCGAGGTTGGAGCGAAGACGCTCGGCATGGCCAGCTTCTATCTTCGCGCCGTCTGCCAGAACCGAAATCTTTGGGGCGTTGAGGATTTCGAAGAAATCACCATCCGCCACTCGAAATATGCCGCCTCGCGCTTCGCCCATGAGGCCGCGCCGGCGCTGACCCGCTTCGCTAATTCCTCACCCACGCCTTTCGTCAACGGCATCAAGGCTTCGCGGGAAAAGATCGTCGCCCGCACCGACGAGGACCGTAGCGAGTTCCTGCGCAAACGCGGCTTCTCAAAGACCGAGACGGCGAAGATCATCGAAACCGTGCTCGTCGAGGAAGGGCGCAAGCCTGAGAGCGTGTTCGACTTCGTCCAGGGGATCACCGCCGTTGCGCGCGAAAAGACCCAGCAGGACGCGCGGCTCGATCTCGAGGCGCGGGCTAAGAAGCTGCTCGATCGAGCGGCCTGA
- a CDS encoding ATP-binding protein, which yields MIRIDTIHIKEFRGIRELTLELKGQNFAACGPNGTGKSGIVDAIEFALTGNISRLAGAGTGGLSVRAHGPHVDSRNKPEAASVTIDVTIPSLGSKKARIRRTVKSTNAPEIKPADKDVIAAFESVNLHPEFVLSRRELIRYVLSEPGQRSKEVQSLLRLDDIEKLRGVLQKIANACTRDLPGLERAEKDAINNLLAALDAAQLSKKSVLDAVNPRRTLLGLTLLTDLDANTSVKDGLTTTTASVPGRVPKVQAAADFATLREALHALKADSFKQACSTADTNAAELGKDAESLNGLSRESLLKSALELYDGAACPVCDTPFESDAFTGHLARKLAHFEDVSKRRAALEAELKPVLDALHAAGTALNTVIDHAGMFSPKIDASALAEFRTVLRGRYQQLQKLLPLDDTRAVLSAAHSVPDMEPPLAALAAAIAAIPEPTKQDAARDFLVLAQERLETCRAARLKFTAGKVRADRATKVFATYGIVTTTALEKIYKDVETAFASYYRKINEEDEKAFTAKLMPSIGKLGFDVDFYGRGHFPPGAYHSEGHQDGMGLCLYLALMNHLLGANFTFAVLDDVLMSVDAGHRRQVCALLKEMFPNTQFIFTTHDEIWLRHMKSEGLIKGRNFAHFRTWTVDFGPTEWDDRDVWAELEGYLIKNDVRAAAALLRHYLEHFAKEACDRLRANVEFRGDAQFMLGDLLPNATSTLGDLLKKAKVAANSWNQKDVVERIGAIEVAFAEAKAKTGYENWQINTAVHFNEWADLKKEDFTPVVSAFRTFTGAFGCGTCNEMYFVAPDRGKKEALRCGCGDLNLNLLQKKA from the coding sequence ATGATTCGGATCGACACGATACATATTAAGGAATTTCGCGGCATTCGCGAGTTGACCCTTGAGCTCAAGGGTCAGAATTTCGCCGCTTGCGGACCGAATGGGACCGGCAAGAGCGGTATCGTGGATGCGATCGAGTTCGCCCTGACGGGCAACATCTCGCGCCTGGCCGGCGCCGGGACCGGAGGTCTCTCGGTCAGGGCGCACGGTCCGCATGTCGACAGTCGTAACAAGCCCGAGGCGGCGTCGGTCACGATCGACGTCACCATCCCCTCCCTTGGCAGCAAGAAGGCCCGGATCCGCCGCACCGTGAAATCGACAAATGCGCCGGAGATCAAGCCCGCCGACAAGGACGTCATCGCCGCGTTCGAGAGCGTCAACCTTCACCCGGAGTTCGTCCTTTCGCGCCGCGAGCTGATCCGATACGTCCTCTCCGAGCCGGGCCAACGCTCAAAAGAGGTCCAATCGCTCCTGCGCCTCGACGACATCGAGAAGCTGCGGGGCGTACTGCAGAAGATCGCCAACGCCTGCACCAGGGACCTCCCGGGGTTGGAGCGCGCGGAGAAGGACGCCATCAACAACCTTCTCGCCGCGCTCGACGCCGCGCAGCTCAGCAAAAAATCAGTCCTCGACGCCGTCAATCCGCGCCGGACTTTGCTCGGCCTCACGCTGTTGACCGATCTCGATGCCAACACCTCAGTCAAGGACGGGCTGACCACCACGACAGCCAGCGTCCCCGGCCGCGTGCCAAAAGTGCAGGCTGCCGCCGATTTTGCGACATTACGAGAGGCGCTCCACGCGCTCAAGGCAGACTCATTCAAGCAAGCATGCTCAACCGCCGACACGAATGCCGCGGAGCTCGGTAAGGATGCCGAGAGCCTCAACGGACTATCGCGCGAGTCCCTCCTGAAGTCGGCGCTAGAACTGTATGACGGGGCCGCCTGCCCGGTGTGCGACACGCCTTTCGAGTCCGATGCCTTCACGGGGCACCTCGCCCGAAAGCTGGCGCACTTTGAAGACGTGAGCAAACGGCGCGCTGCGCTCGAAGCTGAACTGAAGCCGGTCCTCGACGCCCTCCACGCCGCCGGCACGGCCCTGAACACCGTGATCGATCACGCCGGCATGTTCTCCCCGAAGATCGACGCCAGCGCGCTCGCCGAGTTCAGGACTGTTCTTCGAGGGCGATACCAGCAGCTACAGAAGCTCCTGCCGCTCGACGACACGCGCGCGGTCCTATCCGCGGCTCACAGCGTCCCAGACATGGAGCCGCCGTTGGCCGCGCTCGCCGCTGCGATTGCCGCGATACCGGAGCCCACCAAGCAGGATGCGGCGCGCGACTTCCTCGTGCTCGCGCAGGAGCGACTGGAGACCTGCCGAGCCGCGCGGCTGAAGTTCACGGCCGGCAAGGTCCGCGCGGATCGCGCCACGAAGGTCTTCGCTACCTATGGCATCGTGACTACGACCGCGCTCGAAAAAATCTACAAAGACGTCGAGACCGCGTTCGCGAGCTACTATCGAAAGATCAATGAGGAGGACGAGAAGGCATTCACGGCGAAGCTGATGCCCTCGATTGGCAAACTCGGCTTCGACGTGGACTTCTATGGTCGCGGCCATTTTCCGCCGGGCGCGTATCACAGCGAGGGCCACCAGGACGGAATGGGTCTCTGCCTCTACCTCGCGCTCATGAACCATTTGCTCGGCGCTAATTTTACGTTCGCGGTCCTCGACGACGTCCTGATGTCCGTTGATGCCGGCCACCGTCGTCAGGTCTGCGCGCTCCTCAAGGAGATGTTCCCGAACACGCAATTCATCTTCACGACGCACGACGAGATCTGGCTGCGCCACATGAAATCGGAGGGCCTCATCAAAGGCCGTAACTTCGCCCATTTCCGGACATGGACCGTGGATTTTGGTCCGACCGAGTGGGACGATCGCGATGTCTGGGCCGAGCTGGAAGGCTATCTCATCAAAAACGACGTGCGCGCCGCAGCAGCTCTGCTTCGCCACTATCTGGAGCATTTCGCCAAGGAGGCCTGCGATCGCCTGCGCGCCAATGTTGAATTCCGGGGCGACGCCCAATTCATGCTCGGCGATCTGCTTCCGAACGCGACCAGCACGCTGGGCGATCTGCTGAAAAAGGCCAAGGTCGCCGCCAACTCCTGGAATCAAAAGGATGTCGTCGAGCGTATCGGCGCGATCGAGGTCGCCTTCGCGGAGGCCAAGGCCAAGACGGGCTACGAGAACTGGCAGATCAACACGGCCGTCCATTTCAACGAATGGGCGGACCTTAAGAAAGAAGACTTCACGCCCGTGGTGTCGGCGTTTCGGACGTTTACCGGTGCGTTCGGCTGCGGCACTTGCAATGAGATGTACTTCGTGGCCCCCGACCGCGGCAAGAAGGAGGCATTGCGCTGCGGGTGCGGAGATCTGAACCTAAATCTCCTGCAGAAGAAGGCCTAG
- a CDS encoding tyrosine-type recombinase/integrase translates to MARIAPPLTVKRCKELAAIGKTSRVEARDGSLPGLSFISHPGGSKWWFIRDGYPRSFLGDYPLVELAQARELGRKLAAEVAGEKMSRAKLGKTLLQLCERYYATRGLRSSDDALRAIKNVFNSETGTRSAELTSAKLQKCIDKKYATAPHMASSATRYLLAVINDAILRKECHREVAELAIPRGRHKRVRDRVITHEELRAIWPHLTGAYGLACRLMFYAMARREEVTNALVGDFKDGVWTIPADRSKNGVAHVVALPTQARMIVAGLSEGKSVRAPLFENSHGNCIGGTSSNWDRWQKQIFKKSGTKDWQRHDLRRTAATMAGELEIEPHIIELMLNHVDAHSSLASVYNRSRYGKQRGEALQRVADKLDEILTRGGNGETEETTGQAVNAGAKESCLEQAQN, encoded by the coding sequence ATGGCCCGCATAGCGCCCCCTTTGACCGTGAAACGATGCAAGGAACTTGCGGCGATTGGGAAGACCTCGCGCGTGGAAGCGCGGGACGGGTCTCTGCCGGGGTTGTCGTTTATTTCGCATCCGGGCGGGTCTAAGTGGTGGTTTATACGGGATGGCTACCCCCGTAGCTTCCTTGGCGATTACCCGCTTGTAGAGCTTGCACAAGCGCGGGAATTGGGTAGGAAGCTGGCGGCTGAGGTCGCAGGGGAAAAGATGTCTCGTGCGAAGCTCGGGAAGACGCTATTGCAGTTGTGCGAGCGGTATTATGCAACCCGCGGTCTACGTTCGTCGGACGACGCGCTGCGGGCTATAAAAAATGTATTTAATTCTGAGACGGGGACGCGGAGCGCGGAGCTTACATCCGCCAAGCTGCAAAAGTGCATCGACAAAAAATATGCGACTGCGCCGCACATGGCGTCGAGCGCGACGCGTTACCTCTTGGCGGTAATAAACGACGCCATCCTACGGAAAGAGTGCCATCGCGAGGTCGCCGAGCTGGCTATACCCCGCGGGCGGCACAAGCGCGTCAGGGACCGGGTGATTACTCACGAGGAGCTTCGCGCGATATGGCCGCACCTTACCGGGGCGTATGGGCTGGCGTGCCGGCTCATGTTCTATGCGATGGCGCGGCGCGAAGAAGTCACAAACGCGCTCGTGGGTGACTTCAAGGATGGGGTGTGGACCATACCCGCAGATCGCTCAAAAAATGGCGTTGCGCATGTAGTGGCGCTGCCGACGCAGGCTCGCATGATCGTGGCGGGGCTGAGCGAGGGTAAGAGCGTGCGAGCGCCGCTGTTCGAGAATAGCCATGGGAACTGCATAGGAGGGACGAGCAGCAATTGGGATCGGTGGCAGAAACAGATTTTCAAAAAGTCTGGGACGAAGGACTGGCAGCGGCACGATTTGAGGCGCACAGCAGCCACTATGGCAGGCGAGCTTGAGATTGAGCCCCACATAATCGAGCTGATGCTCAACCATGTTGACGCTCATAGCTCACTGGCAAGCGTGTATAACCGTTCGCGCTATGGGAAGCAGCGAGGGGAGGCGTTGCAGAGAGTGGCCGACAAGTTGGACGAGATACTTACCCGAGGAGGTAATGGTGAAACGGAAGAAACCACGGGCCAAGCCGTTAACGCCGGAGCAAAAGAAAGCTGTCTGGAGCAGGCCCAAAACTAA
- a CDS encoding deoxycytidylate deaminase yields the protein MFALSDRWIEYFFDVAQRTARMSKDPSTQVGAVIVRPDKTIASTGFNGFPRGVPDYYDHYERREHKYPRIIHAEANAILSSHEPVRGYKMFVTHCPCARCAGTIIQAGIEQVAYPEPSPEVEERWGDEFTIARSMFGHAGVYMHRLPAAVMPMSTPSEKSVRVWDDFACSLASLI from the coding sequence ATGTTTGCGCTATCCGATCGCTGGATTGAGTATTTCTTTGACGTTGCGCAGCGCACGGCGCGCATGAGCAAAGACCCGTCAACGCAAGTCGGCGCTGTGATCGTGCGGCCCGACAAGACGATTGCAAGCACCGGGTTCAACGGGTTCCCGCGCGGCGTGCCGGATTATTATGACCACTACGAACGGCGGGAGCACAAATACCCGCGCATAATACACGCCGAGGCAAACGCCATACTCTCGTCACATGAGCCGGTGCGAGGGTATAAGATGTTCGTCACGCACTGCCCCTGCGCCAGATGCGCAGGGACGATAATACAGGCAGGGATAGAACAGGTCGCATATCCCGAGCCGAGCCCGGAGGTCGAAGAACGATGGGGAGACGAGTTCACGATAGCACGTAGCATGTTCGGGCACGCGGGCGTGTATATGCACCGATTACCCGCTGCGGTAATGCCTATGTCCACGCCTTCGGAGAAATCCGTTCGCGTCTGGGATGACTTCGCTTGCTCATTAGCTTCCCTGATATGA
- a CDS encoding terminase — protein sequence MRSTALLRLIAGPVGSGKTTACIFELFRKACEQAPDPVDGMRRTRFAIVRQTLKQLKDTVLKDIMFWFREVADYRVSESTIYIRIGDVDTEWILLPMENPDDARRLLSSQLTGAWMSECIEMSADVISGIFGRCGRYPVPVCTWRGIVMDTNFPTEHSDWWDIMERPPAKMEVFKQPGGMHPEAENLQWLRQTEESLKLPEDDVKRLALGRTYYTDLMESGRNQDWLNRYVHAIYGNDPSGTAVFAQSFNKALHVVPKIEVQSGRLIIVGQDFGRDPWSIIMQMDHLGNVNILEEVSALDIGLEQHIAQSLRPAIYSARYAGCPVAVVGDPAGVAKNNLYELTSFDMLTNMGFAAFAAPTNDIAPRLGAVEHFLLSAKFRVDASRCPMLIRGLAGEYKFERTKDGVRKPTPSKKGDASHPQDALQYGCLAYHGGLHGFISGKLMSKRSHPRRERISPKAWT from the coding sequence ATGCGCAGCACGGCGCTTCTCCGTCTCATTGCTGGTCCAGTCGGCTCTGGCAAAACGACGGCTTGTATCTTTGAGCTGTTTCGGAAGGCGTGCGAGCAAGCGCCCGATCCGGTTGACGGCATGCGCCGCACGCGCTTTGCAATCGTGCGCCAGACCTTGAAGCAGCTCAAGGATACCGTTCTCAAGGACATTATGTTCTGGTTCCGCGAAGTGGCGGACTACCGCGTGAGTGAGAGCACGATCTACATTCGCATTGGCGACGTTGACACCGAATGGATTTTGCTCCCCATGGAGAACCCGGACGACGCGCGGCGGCTTCTGTCTTCGCAGCTTACGGGCGCATGGATGTCCGAGTGCATCGAAATGAGCGCCGACGTTATATCGGGCATTTTCGGACGTTGCGGCCGATACCCTGTGCCGGTTTGCACATGGCGCGGTATCGTCATGGATACAAACTTTCCGACAGAGCATTCGGACTGGTGGGACATTATGGAGCGCCCGCCAGCGAAAATGGAAGTGTTCAAACAGCCCGGCGGCATGCACCCGGAAGCCGAGAACCTCCAATGGCTGCGCCAGACCGAAGAGAGCTTGAAGCTGCCAGAGGACGACGTAAAGCGACTCGCGCTAGGCCGCACCTACTACACCGATCTTATGGAGTCGGGTCGAAACCAAGACTGGCTCAACAGATACGTTCACGCGATCTACGGCAACGATCCGTCTGGAACCGCCGTATTCGCGCAGAGCTTCAACAAGGCGCTGCACGTCGTTCCGAAGATTGAAGTCCAGTCCGGCAGGCTAATCATTGTGGGGCAGGACTTCGGGCGCGACCCGTGGTCGATCATCATGCAAATGGACCATCTTGGAAATGTCAACATCCTCGAAGAAGTATCCGCGCTCGATATTGGTCTTGAACAGCATATCGCCCAGAGCTTGCGCCCGGCTATCTACAGCGCGCGCTATGCAGGATGCCCGGTTGCGGTTGTTGGCGATCCTGCGGGCGTCGCGAAAAACAACCTCTATGAATTGACCTCGTTCGACATGCTCACGAATATGGGGTTCGCGGCATTCGCTGCTCCAACAAATGACATTGCCCCAAGACTTGGCGCTGTGGAACATTTCCTGTTAAGCGCCAAATTCAGGGTGGACGCCTCGCGCTGCCCCATGCTCATACGAGGGCTCGCGGGCGAATATAAATTTGAACGCACAAAGGACGGCGTGAGAAAGCCCACACCGTCCAAGAAAGGCGACGCATCGCACCCGCAAGACGCCCTCCAGTATGGTTGCCTAGCCTACCACGGCGGCTTGCACGGCTTCATATCAGGGAAGCTAATGAGCAAGCGAAGTCATCCCAGACGCGAACGGATTTCTCCGAAGGCGTGGACATAG
- a CDS encoding portal protein: MVQTPLQAIPLSGPGGGLLRAAGPNDLSAAQSQADEAQAQAQDTSASGWGQYTGLAGYVKSQYDIMRRHRNDAAAGWAERLMNALRVFNGRYSAEVIAQIRRFGGSEVYARTTAVKCRGATSLLADVYLSNDRPWGLEAPNDPQLPAEVLSAIASLIQLEVQSHSQASGQSPDEQAIMDRYRSLMEAARRAAVKRSNDQAKIAEDKIDEILAEGGFYQALAEFLADLTLFPYAVIKGPVVRIKPLVEWEGNKAYVVEAPKLTWERVSPFDVYWTPGVSRIEDGNVIERLRVTRKDLNDLLDLPGYDHDAVRAALEAYGRGGLVDDWDQMDAERAVNENRENPHLNRSGMISAMEFNGYVQGSLLLEQGMDPALIEDPLRDYFVQVWIVGRFVLKVQLSPSPRKRHQYYVTSFEKVPGTPVGNALPDILDDLQNVTNATLRSLVNNMSIASGPQVVVNDDLLARDEDGEDLYPWKRWHVTRDPFGSNAVKPIDFFQPTSNASELLNVFQTLGGIADELSAIPRYLTGSPNLGGGLGRTASGLSMLMSNSSKILQTVAANIDRDVLEPMLQNLFDLLMLTDTSELLSGEERITVLGTKVAAQRETNRQRQTEFLQMTANPVDMGIIGPKGRAEILRQVAKGLGLPGDEIVPSDDDLMAQQAAAQQAAQQQGAVGHTQGGNGQPGVQGGKPGPSGEQGPRVNLQQQTPQH; this comes from the coding sequence ATGGTCCAGACGCCCTTGCAAGCAATACCTTTGAGCGGCCCCGGTGGCGGATTACTTCGCGCTGCCGGGCCGAACGATCTGTCGGCTGCGCAATCGCAGGCTGATGAAGCGCAGGCGCAGGCGCAAGATACGAGCGCGTCCGGCTGGGGCCAATACACGGGGCTTGCAGGCTATGTGAAGTCGCAATACGACATCATGCGCAGGCATCGTAACGACGCCGCGGCAGGATGGGCCGAGCGGCTCATGAATGCGCTCAGAGTCTTCAATGGTCGCTACAGTGCAGAGGTTATTGCGCAGATACGGAGATTTGGCGGTAGCGAGGTCTATGCGCGCACGACCGCAGTAAAATGTCGTGGGGCGACATCCCTGTTGGCGGACGTTTATCTCTCAAATGATCGCCCATGGGGGCTCGAAGCCCCGAACGATCCGCAGTTACCCGCAGAGGTATTGTCCGCGATTGCCTCGCTGATACAGCTTGAAGTGCAGTCGCATTCGCAGGCGAGCGGGCAATCGCCGGACGAACAGGCGATAATGGATCGCTACAGGTCGCTTATGGAGGCTGCGCGGCGCGCAGCGGTGAAGCGTTCGAACGATCAAGCGAAGATCGCCGAAGACAAGATTGACGAGATTCTCGCCGAGGGCGGGTTCTATCAGGCGCTCGCTGAATTTCTCGCCGACCTCACGTTGTTCCCCTACGCCGTAATCAAGGGGCCGGTTGTACGCATCAAGCCCCTCGTCGAATGGGAAGGGAACAAAGCGTATGTGGTCGAGGCCCCCAAGCTCACATGGGAACGCGTATCGCCGTTCGACGTGTATTGGACGCCGGGGGTCTCGCGCATCGAAGACGGAAATGTCATCGAGCGCTTGAGGGTCACACGCAAAGACCTAAACGACCTCCTCGACTTGCCGGGGTATGACCACGACGCTGTGCGTGCTGCGCTCGAAGCATATGGGCGCGGCGGTCTGGTTGATGATTGGGACCAGATGGACGCCGAGCGCGCGGTAAACGAGAACCGCGAGAACCCGCACCTTAATAGGTCGGGCATGATTTCGGCGATGGAGTTTAATGGATATGTGCAGGGTTCGTTGCTGCTCGAACAGGGAATGGACCCGGCGTTAATCGAAGACCCGTTGCGCGATTACTTTGTGCAAGTATGGATCGTCGGGCGGTTCGTGCTCAAGGTCCAACTCTCCCCGTCCCCACGAAAACGTCACCAATATTATGTGACTTCGTTCGAGAAAGTACCCGGAACTCCAGTTGGCAACGCCCTGCCCGACATTCTTGACGATTTGCAGAACGTGACCAACGCGACCCTGCGTTCGCTTGTGAACAACATGAGCATCGCATCCGGGCCGCAAGTGGTAGTGAACGATGACCTTCTAGCGAGGGACGAAGACGGCGAAGACCTGTACCCGTGGAAGCGTTGGCATGTGACGCGTGATCCGTTTGGGTCGAATGCGGTGAAGCCAATTGATTTCTTCCAGCCCACGTCGAACGCGAGCGAGTTGCTCAATGTGTTCCAAACACTCGGCGGCATTGCGGACGAGCTGTCGGCAATCCCGAGATACTTGACGGGCTCGCCAAATCTTGGCGGCGGCCTAGGGCGCACGGCGTCTGGACTGTCCATGCTCATGAGCAATAGCTCTAAAATTCTCCAGACAGTGGCGGCGAATATCGACCGCGACGTTCTGGAGCCGATGCTTCAAAATCTGTTCGATCTGCTCATGCTAACAGACACGTCGGAGCTTCTCTCCGGCGAGGAACGGATTACCGTCCTCGGGACGAAGGTGGCTGCGCAGCGCGAGACGAACCGACAGCGCCAGACCGAGTTCTTGCAGATGACGGCGAACCCGGTGGACATGGGTATCATCGGGCCGAAGGGCCGAGCGGAGATACTGCGTCAAGTCGCAAAGGGCCTCGGCCTGCCGGGTGACGAGATTGTCCCCAGCGACGACGACCTTATGGCGCAGCAGGCGGCAGCGCAGCAGGCAGCGCAGCAGCAGGGTGCGGTTGGACATACCCAAGGAGGTAATGGCCAGCCGGGAGTCCAAGGGGGTAAACCCGGCCCCTCTGGCGAACAGGGGCCGCGGGTAAACCTTCAACAGCAAACGCCCCAACATTGA
- a CDS encoding Ig domain-containing protein, with product MQFVNYTPNWSVGASVSDILSVSGATGSVAYSVSGGTIPDGLTLSPSGLIAGVPATAGQIDFTVTARDSIGDTSVLRIQGSVVDPNAPAPAQPVTIFNHIADIVDTVAADISAVEAKIVPAEQIASMVASAVANVASSAVANVASSGNPLPALLWTGENLVERYLAKRGN from the coding sequence ATGCAATTCGTGAATTATACTCCCAACTGGAGCGTGGGGGCGTCCGTTTCGGACATCCTGTCCGTGTCCGGCGCGACTGGCTCGGTGGCGTATTCCGTGAGCGGCGGGACCATCCCCGACGGGCTCACCCTCAGTCCCTCGGGACTCATCGCCGGCGTTCCTGCCACGGCTGGACAGATTGACTTCACCGTCACTGCCCGCGACAGCATCGGCGATACGTCGGTCCTGCGTATTCAGGGAAGCGTCGTCGATCCGAACGCCCCGGCTCCGGCGCAGCCCGTGACGATCTTCAATCACATCGCGGACATCGTGGATACGGTCGCCGCCGACATCAGCGCCGTCGAGGCGAAGATCGTTCCGGCGGAACAGATCGCTTCCATGGTGGCCAGCGCCGTCGCGAACGTGGCGTCCAGCGCCGTCGCGAACGTGGCGTCCAGCGGAAACCCTCTGCCGGCGCTTCTCTGGACTGGCGAGAACTTGGTCGAGCGGTATCTCGCGAAGCGCGGAAACTAA